Within Vicia villosa cultivar HV-30 ecotype Madison, WI linkage group LG1, Vvil1.0, whole genome shotgun sequence, the genomic segment ATTGGTCTTGGTCCAGTGGAAAAGAAAAGCGTGTCGTCAAGGAAGTTGAAGAAACATATGAAGAGCGGAAGAAAACAAGAGAGGCTCTTTCTGTAGGAGAGCAGCTGCCAACTGTTCTGACTAGGAATGAAAAGAAGAATCTTTCCTTTTCACagaaggaaaagaggaaaagGGAGCTTGGTCAAGCAAGCAGGGGGAAGAATTATGTTGAAGAAGAGAAAAGGCAGTTGAGGGAGAATGGAGTATATTCCGGTTTTGATGCTTGATATGCTGAGGCTAGAATCTACTGCATCTTGTATAAAGGTTACTATGATACTGTCCAGGGTCATTTTGTACTGTAATGATTTGGTTTAGCTCATGTCTCTACTATAATCTCATGGTAAGGCGAAACCATTTTAGATGATAAATGACTGAGGCTGGTACCCCTTTTAAGGATAgccaaaattgaacatcacaacatTTTCGTTCACAGCTTGATCTCTCATGACTATGGTTTACTCCTCTCATGTCTTTTGGAAGTTTTAATTAGAATAAACGACATGGAgtaacatttaaaaaataatggtGTGATAAAAAATAATTCTGAAATTGATTTCTTAAAAATGACTTGATTGCAGAATGATTTGTTTGGGTATGTACGTTAAACATAAGTTGAACAGTAAAGTTGAACTGTTGAACTAAATCGTCAATGAACTTTAACTTCCAATTGCACTGGCTAGTTGAACTGTTGAACTAAATCGTCAATGAACTTTAACTTCCAATTGCACTGGCTTAGTTTTTGGGACTTGAATGGGTGTCCCCACAAACGTTTTTATTTGATAAGTTTCTCAGTCACCCACTTTACTACACAAGGCTACAAAACCATGTTTGTCCTTCTTACACACTACTCTAACCCTGTAGCCCTCATTCTTGACAAATgttatctttctttatctttcttCCATTTAACACTGACCACTCCCTAATTGCATCTTTAAATTCAGACAGAGATTTGAATTCCATACCTAATTTGGAAACAAAACATTCATTTTGGAATCCTTTTTTATAGGTGACATCTTCTTAGGATCCTTGGATGCCATAATCTTGAACTTTAATGATTTACCATTTACCTCAACCTTATTCCCAATAACAGGTATTTCTACTTCCACTCGCTCAAATTGTTCATCTTCTACCTCACATGCTCTTTCTTCTTCAGTGTCATCAAATCTTATGTCATCATCATCAGTACTGTCATCTTCACTGCAATCATTAACAACATGGGTAAACCCTTCGTCCACTTGAGGAATCTTCCTAGCCTAAAGTCATCGTAACCTCAATCTTTGATCAAACTGACAGCTTCAAAAAAAACTCCACTTATCAGAGTCTTGACCTTCAACAATGGTTTCACTCCCTCCTCTGTAAAACCTGTGATTTTCATGCACAAAGTTTCCTCCATGATGAAAGGTTACACTGAAATACTCCATTTCTGCAAATACACAGTAACCCATCAATGGAATATCTAACAATACTAGTTCAATGACATTTTTGCAAATAACCATAAAAATCGTACCTTTTTGAAGAAATGCCTGCTGATCCTTGCAAGGAGAACACTTACgaagttgaagaagatgatgaatatcaCGCACAGTTGAGAAATCAGATAGGTAGGGTTTGAAATGAGTATTGTGAAATGTTCCAAATTAGCTGAACTATTATCCCTATATAACAGGTGGCGAAAAAGCTATTTTTTTCCTTGTATTAATATCATATAAATCCTTTAGGTCgtccttttcctttcttttcatacTTGAATGGTTATATGAATGCATGTGACTAGGGTAGTAAATGTAAAGCTGAAGATGTTAACTTTATTTAAAATTTCGTTACTCAAATAAAGCATCAATCAAAATTAGACAATTTCATTTTTCACGAAGCAAAGCGGGCAGAAAAGACAAAGACATGTTTGTATAAATCTATGTGTGGATGTACTCTTAGGAAGACTAAAAAAACACTGACCACTATAAATCTACACAAGGCTAAAAAACCACAATTACCCTTCTTACACACTACCCTAACCTTGTAGTCCTCATTCTTGACA encodes:
- the LOC131644429 gene encoding uncharacterized protein LOC131644429, whose product is MKRTLPWSDDDEGDDSSNDESSSLHSDSEGDSQTGGKKSKGKPTKKKGAPIDFEALKRYGYKGGPSVLRVPPPKEGDTKQDWSWSSGKEKRVVKEVEETYEERKKTREALSVGEQLPTVLTRNEKKNLSFSQKEKRKRELGQASRGKNYVEEEKRQLRENGVYSGFDA